A stretch of the Parabacteroides timonensis genome encodes the following:
- a CDS encoding FecR family protein, with protein MDRNIPWDLIIRKFKHEISVEEQTELEVWFADKANHTLFLELQSVWLSLMAEGTNYVSEVDALWKRMELCIKEKEPKIVKMSLSSFRWLLGVASVFLLLLFSATSYVISEWYQTSSAVLTYSSLNGKSKVILPDGTKVWLNAESTLEYSTSLWSKKRNVFLKGEAYFEVAKDSERLFVVNGGGVAVKVYGTVFNVEARENDKNVNVSLLSGSILVENAGASQMLTPGDVAVCLKNKPSIRTERFDVAFSSIWAHESIRFERKSIRELTEYLSKWYGVKIVLDPQVPTDQAYTFSIKHESLEEVLRLIARINPIQYSFDENNAVRITNK; from the coding sequence ATGGATAGAAACATACCATGGGATTTAATTATACGGAAATTCAAGCATGAGATTTCGGTTGAGGAGCAGACTGAACTGGAGGTGTGGTTTGCAGACAAAGCGAATCATACCCTGTTTCTTGAATTGCAATCCGTATGGTTGTCTCTTATGGCGGAAGGTACAAATTACGTTTCGGAGGTCGATGCTTTATGGAAGAGGATGGAACTTTGTATAAAAGAAAAGGAACCTAAAATAGTAAAGATGTCCTTGTCTTCTTTTCGTTGGTTGTTGGGAGTTGCTTCTGTTTTTCTGCTTTTATTATTTTCTGCAACAAGTTATGTGATCAGTGAATGGTATCAAACCAGTTCTGCTGTTTTGACTTATTCTTCATTAAACGGTAAATCGAAAGTGATTTTACCTGATGGAACGAAGGTCTGGTTGAATGCAGAATCTACGCTTGAATATTCGACTTCTTTATGGTCAAAAAAACGTAATGTATTTTTGAAAGGTGAAGCTTATTTTGAAGTAGCGAAAGATTCGGAGCGTCTCTTTGTCGTTAATGGAGGGGGAGTAGCTGTAAAAGTGTATGGTACGGTTTTTAATGTGGAAGCGAGGGAGAATGACAAGAATGTAAATGTAAGCCTGTTGTCCGGATCGATCCTTGTTGAAAATGCAGGAGCATCTCAAATGCTTACACCCGGGGATGTTGCAGTCTGTCTTAAAAATAAGCCCAGTATCCGAACAGAACGATTTGATGTTGCTTTCTCTTCCATTTGGGCTCATGAATCTATTCGTTTTGAAAGAAAATCAATCCGTGAGTTAACCGAATATTTATCGAAATGGTATGGTGTGAAGATTGTGTTGGATCCCCAGGTTCCGACTGATCAGGCATATACGTTTTCGATCAAACACGAATCATTAGAAGAGGTACTTCGGTTGATTGCCAGGATAAATCCGATACAATACAGCTTCGATGAAAACAATGCAGTGAGAATAACAAATAAGTAG
- a CDS encoding TolB family protein produces MKQFYLIILLFFFWTCAKDRQILGNMESLPTIFPDYVNVTIPYNIAPLNFSVQSSGQPILALFRYGDEEFQVEGRNGEVCIPEKKWKDLLIQAKGDSIEITIAKKEQDKWIAYSPFSMYVTKEAVDPYLAYRLIDPGYSLWNKMGIFQRNLESYEETPIYENKITNYNCVNCHSFCMHNPDKMLFHMRAKMGGTVLVDEGDIELLETKVEETISALVYPFWHPSGKYIAFSVNKTTQDLHPTQRTEVYDTASDVVVYDIEKHTILSTPLTTSKNNFETFPTFSPDGKTLFYCSAPACPMPDSIGKLSYSLCYLSFDPETGTFGNKADTLYNAYTDGKSVSFPRISPDGKFMLCTLSAYGTFPVWHKDADLYMIDLRTKRGFYLDAVNSDDTESYHSWSSNSRWIVFSSRRIDGLYTRPFLAYVAETGATAKPFILPQKDTGYYDLLMKSYNIPEFITGEVDNNSFKIRKKAERGGIAVKYSRRSIPKSE; encoded by the coding sequence ATGAAACAGTTCTATTTAATTATTTTGTTGTTTTTTTTCTGGACTTGTGCAAAAGATAGACAAATATTAGGAAATATGGAAAGTTTACCTACTATATTTCCGGATTATGTAAATGTGACAATCCCTTATAATATAGCTCCGTTAAATTTTTCTGTTCAATCCTCAGGCCAACCTATTCTTGCCTTGTTTAGATATGGAGACGAAGAGTTTCAAGTAGAAGGAAGAAATGGAGAAGTTTGTATTCCCGAAAAGAAGTGGAAAGACTTACTGATCCAAGCTAAAGGTGATTCAATAGAGATAACGATTGCAAAAAAAGAACAAGACAAATGGATTGCCTATTCCCCTTTTTCGATGTATGTGACGAAAGAAGCGGTAGATCCGTATCTTGCTTATCGTTTGATAGATCCCGGATATTCATTATGGAACAAAATGGGAATCTTCCAGCGGAATTTGGAATCGTATGAAGAAACTCCTATTTATGAAAATAAGATAACAAATTATAATTGTGTGAATTGTCATTCGTTTTGTATGCATAATCCGGATAAAATGCTTTTCCATATGAGGGCCAAAATGGGCGGGACGGTCTTGGTCGATGAAGGAGACATTGAATTATTGGAAACAAAAGTTGAAGAAACAATTTCTGCATTGGTATATCCTTTCTGGCATCCTTCCGGTAAATATATCGCTTTTTCCGTGAATAAAACAACCCAGGATTTGCATCCGACTCAACGTACGGAAGTATATGATACAGCTTCCGATGTGGTTGTTTACGATATAGAGAAACATACAATCTTATCAACTCCTCTAACTACCTCTAAAAATAATTTCGAAACATTTCCAACATTTTCTCCAGACGGCAAGACATTGTTTTATTGTAGCGCTCCGGCTTGTCCCATGCCTGATTCAATAGGAAAACTTTCATATAGTTTATGTTATTTGTCTTTTGATCCGGAAACAGGGACCTTCGGTAATAAAGCAGATACTCTTTATAATGCCTACACTGATGGGAAGAGCGTTTCATTTCCACGTATTTCCCCTGATGGTAAGTTTATGCTTTGCACGTTGTCCGCTTACGGAACTTTCCCAGTCTGGCATAAAGATGCCGATTTGTATATGATTGATTTACGAACAAAGAGAGGTTTTTATCTGGACGCTGTAAATAGTGATGATACTGAGAGTTATCATTCCTGGTCGTCAAATAGCCGTTGGATTGTATTTAGCAGTCGGCGTATAGACGGCTTGTATACACGTCCTTTTTTGGCTTATGTAGCTGAAACTGGTGCTACAGCCAAGCCTTTTATACTTCCTCAAAAGGATACCGGTTATTACGATCTTTTGATGAAATCTTATAATATACCTGAATTTATTACAGGAGAAGTCGATAATAATTCTTTTAAAATACGTAAAAAAGCCGAACGGGGAGGTATTGCGGTGAAATATAGCAGGAGATCTATACCAAAATCAGAATAG